CGAGGAAACGGTGGGCCAAATCATTGCCCAAGGACCGACCGAGTGCTCCGTGAACGTGGTAGACTTGGACCAAATAGTGCACAACTACCAGCGATGGGTCGAGGGACACGCCGGGGGCTTCGCCCCGTACTACGCACCCAGCGTCAACAATCAGCCGATGGTGCTGGCCCTGCTGGCCAAACTGGGCGCCGGGTTCAGCTGTGCCTCGGAGGAGGAAATGTGTACCGCCCTCTCGCTCGGTGTCCGCCCCGATCGCATCCGGCTCGTGCACCCGGTGAAAACCGTCGAGTCGATAGTGTTCGCCCAACGAAACGGCATCCGCCGAATCGTGTGTGATAGTGCGGCCGAGATTGGCAAAGTGTACGGACTGTTCCCGGAGGCTCAGATCGTGCTGCGCGTGAGGATGTGCCGGGAGCAGAAGTACGGTTGCGGCCCGCGGAACGTGGTGACGGACATATTGAACCACGCGAAGCGGATGGGCGTGCAAATGGCTGGCATTTACGTGGCCATACCGCAAGCGAATCAGCTGCCGGTGGACGCACTCCAGCGCGGGCTCCAGGAGGCCAAGGCCGTGTACGAGCAGGCCTACGCGATGGGCCTGCGGCACATCGACGAGCTGGCCCTTTTCGGCGTGGAAAGCGTGGCCCCGTCGGTGCTGCGGGACGCTACGGCCGCCCTACACTTTCCGCCGGGCTTCACGTTCATCGTCGAAACCGAGCGGCAGTTCGTGGGAACCGCCGTCTCGCTTGTTGCCAACGTGCAGTCGAAGCGCGTGGTGCGCGATACCGAGGCTCCCGAGCTGATTCGCGAGATAATGTACTTCATCAACGACGGCCGATACGGATCGTTCGAGTGGTGGCGGCCCGTTACCAAGGAGCCCACCGTCTACCGGGGCACGCACGCGGCCACCCTGCCCGCCCAAACCTGGCCCTCGTCGGTGTGGGGCCCGACCTGCGACTCCGCGGACATTGTGTTCGAGCGCATCCAGCTGCCCGAGCTCGACATCGGTGACTTTATGGTCTTTTCGGACGTGGGAGCGTACGGTGGCACTTTGGCCTCACAGTTTAACGGGTTTCCGCTACCGAGAACCGTCGTGTGCGCCCAGCATGCGGCCACCAGGGCACTCCTGGGGTTACAGCCGCAGTGCAGCTGAAACATCGAAATGTGTTTGTGGATTGAAATAAATGTACTTTTTTACTACTACCGCCCGTTGCCCTGTCAAAAGCCTAGCGTCAAATAGACAACGTGGTTTCCACCGACGGGGTGTACGATTGGTGAGACACAAGCAGTTTACCATCCGGGTCGGCGATCTGGGTCTTGCTGGTTGGTGACGATCGGATCAGTTCTTGTAAAATGTtcctacaaaaaaaaatgggtcaTCAGTAAACATCCACCACTGACCATCGATTGGCTCACTTACCAGGTTCCTTCTCTCAGATAGGCGACCACCTTGGGCAGGGAGAACCCGTTGAAGCGGCACGCAAGCACTTGGCCGTAAGCGCCGACGTTCTCGAACACCACACTATCGCCGATCTCCAGTTCGGGTAGCCGCACGTCGGACAGGATCAGATCCATCGGATCGCAGGTTGGGCCCCAAACCATCGATCGGTGCTGGGCGGAAGCGGTCTTGTGCGTTACGATCGGAACGCTGACCTGGCCTTCGTGGGCCGTGCAGAAGAACGACCCAAACACGCCGTCGTTGAGATAGTAATGCATCACGCTGGCTTCCGTGCCGTCGGCCGCAGCCTCCGTTTCAACGCGCTTCGAGTCCACGAAGGTCACGAGGGTCACGGCCGACGCAGCATAGTAGCGGCCCGGTTCCGCCATGATCCGTACGTTCGTTTCCGGCGGGAAGTACTGATGAAGGGCCGCGTTGATCGCCGTTGCGTACGGATCGAGTGGTTTATCTCCCGGGAAGCCTCCCCCGACGTCCAGCAGAGTCAGGCCGTAGCCGATGCTACGGGCGTACTCAAACAGACCACTGGCCACCTTGACCGCCTCGTGGTACACCTCCGCCTCACTGCAATCCGAACCCACGTGGAAGCTGATACCGACGACGCTCATCCGCAAGGCCCGCGCCCGCCGGAGCAGTTCCGGTGCGTCCTTCACCGGATCACAGCCAAACTTTTTCCCCAGCGTCACCCGTACCTTCGCCGAGTCGTGCCGTATCCGCAGGACGAGCCGTGCGTCCGGATAGTGCCGGTGAATCTTCTCCAACTCCAGGGCGCCATCGAACGTCATCGTCTGTACCTGCTTCGAGCGTGCGTACAGTAACGACGCCAGCGATTTGGCCGGTTGCGCAAAGATGATGCTTTCCGGGCGAACGCCCAGCGAAAGGACACGCTCCAGTTCACCCTTCGACGCGCAGTCGAATCCTGTGCCGAGGGCGTGCAGCGTTTGCAGGATGCGCGAGTCATCGTTGCACTTGACGGCGTAGAACGGCGTTACCCGTGGCATCTTGCGCAGCCAGTTGCGATGTTTCTGTACGACGTCGTCCAGATCGAGCACGTGGACCGGATCCTCGTACGGTCCGGTGCGGACAATTTCACGAATCACGTCACCGATCGAAACGGAATCTCCGATTAGCTTCAAATCGGACAGAGAACTTGAGGCACTCATGTCGCTGGATTTATCTCAAAACACTGACCACAACACTACAGTTACCGTGCACCGACTAAAGCTCCTGCGCACCGCCGCTTCCTACGCTGAACTGATAATGGAGGCACTCGAGAAAACGGACTCTTATAGCCGGCGCCCGATTGTCCTTCACATCATCGATCATGATAATGTCCAGGCCCAAGGCGCTCGTTGCCATTGACCGGCAGCGTTCCTGCCATCTCCTGTGACCGTGAAGAATCGGGATCGGGTTcgcccacggccacggccggccgccTTATGATACACTTGCTCAGCCTGTCCCCATTCTCAATCACTCACGATGCTCCAACTGTCCGTATCTGCCCTTTCACGAAATGTGTCTTCCAGGTGCGCTTGGCGGCGATAATGTGTGATGTAATATTTGCTAATGATTATCTCCTTTGACACATTCCCCGGTGTCGATCCGGTCGAACATATGCGACCCCTAACACGGCGCAGTGATCTGTGAGGCACTGATAACGCTATCAATTCCAGTGGTGCATATGCAAATTAATCATGCGTTTGCTCTACACAACAACAGGCACATAAAATGGAGGTTCAAATCTttttctggccgtttctggcTGGCTTTGTGGATGGTGTGATCGACGATCAGACACTTGCTTTTATGAACAAAATCATCCTCAATAAAGGTGCTTGGTGTGTATTTATACATTCCAACGCAATAGAAAACGTAATTAAATGAGGCGCTAACTCAAAATGCCGAAAGGAATTGAAAAGTTCGTTTTAACCCTTGGATCTTACAGCGCACGAAGTGGAATGCGCCTGCGTGTATGCTATACGTCGAGCACGTTCCACGCGCCAAATTTTCCTCACATGCCAAGGCGCCAAGCAATGACTCATAACCTCACAACCGGATTGTCGGCGTCGATTGAGAAACCAAACGATTGCATGAAGTACGTCCGGTTGGGAACCACATTCTCCGATTGCTCGAAGATCCGTTGGATGCCTTTCCGTCGTAGAGGGAATCACCGCGCTGAAGTGGCCAAATCCTTTAGCAGCGGAAGTGTGAAGACTTTGCGTCGCCTGACCGCATGACAGACGGTCTAGCCGGGAATGTCCACCGTGTAATTGGCTGTTTCCTGTGCAGTAATCCTTGGAATGTGCGGAGGGGGAATCACACACCAAGTCATGTCCTCGTTTCTGCACAGCAGATGGACCCACTTAAGATTAGGTGAAAGTGGCTTGCATCAGACCAGAGATCGTCGGACTGAATGCCCTGTTTACCCATTCACGCGCGTAGTCGTGTTATCTATTAGTGACCGCACCAAATAATCTGCTGACTAATGTTGCCATGACACAGAATCCGGATGCACATCGACACGAATCGGGGCGTCGGTTCGGAACTAACACCGGATAGATTGATAATTCTTAACCGAAGTACAGTGCCGCAACCGGGAAGAAAACGCCTAGCAACGTGCGAGCCTCATTTGAAGCCAGAATCTATGCGATCGGGCTGTGTCGGAGTGGCCGTTGGAAAGCTCGGACCCAACGGGCTGTGTATCATATGGTCGCCGGAAAGCATAACACGCgcataatttaaacaaacgGACAAACTGCTTCAATCCGCTTGTTGCTCGCCAGGGAGAGCGGAGATGATAATACAAGCGCAGGGAGAGCAAGAGAGTGGGAGCTTAGTTGTGTGCGTTACCCAGCATTGCCGCCAACATAACCGCGATGATGACCGCGCGCGCGGACTTGAAAACAGGCCTGATTcatggagaaaaaaacaagctTCTCTAGCGATGGGGGTCATGTGAAAAAATTAGAGCCTCTTTGATACTTTGCACCTAACTGATAGAAATTTCCAGGAAAATTACGCTCCACGGCTCCGTTTTCTTCCGGTCAACGTGGGCAGGGCACAACAACCTGCTGACGTTACCATCGATAATAGCGAAAAGCGACGCCCgttcatttttaattagttGTCGCACAGATTATTCTAAATAGCTGAGGATATTTTGCGACAACGGGACTAATTTAATGCTAAACAAAGTGCTacaaaaatttgaattcttcTCCCGAAAACGTCAAACACATGtaaagcgagagagagagaagcaggCCGTCTACGTATTTGTGaaaccgaagtgaaaggagaaaaaccagggaccgggaacgccgggtcgaaacgtctgacgtctgacgtCTGAGACTGATTAtctccaaaaaggaaacaatataTAAGGCCCAAAGACTCTTAAAACTTTCAAGCAAACGaatcgccgatcgatcgccgaaaACTGACGTGATTCTCGCGTGAACTCGTACGACAAAACGGTGCTTGGAACATACAGAGTGCGCGTGTGCCTTTCGCCAGTGTCCTCTGAAGCCGCCCGGTTCCGATCCTTCGCAGGATTCGATTTCCCCGAAAAGGCCCCTGTTCGGTGAAAGAAGCACCAAAACTCTCGTCACCCTGCTGTGTGTCCATCACGCGGTTTTGCCTCGGTAGTGTCGCGTGTCACAAGTGCTTGCACGGGATTTTCCTTCGAGAACAtcccgccgcccgcccgctggTCGTCGTTCGCGAGCGgacacaaacgcacacgccGCCACACATGATTGCCAAATAGCGCCGCCCGCAGCACATAACCTCCCGTGGTGCACTTATTCTTACCTTTGCTTGAAAATTTCGAGAATTTCACACCAGGTAAGTTGTCCTGCATGGCAACGTATAAACGTACGCGGTGAGAAGGCCAAAGGACGAAGAGTGGTCCTTCGGGTTACGAGCGGTCCGATTTCACCATTTTGATGTTTCTTGTCGAGGTGGCAGCACATTGCAGCAAGTGGCACCCTGTATCCTGCCGATCCCGAACGGCGGCtaaaatggaaatggtggTGACATATAAAAATAGATTGAAAATTTGACTGTCTGCAGCCGAAAAGCCACTCACTCCGAAAGCAGCGCCTACGGTCGCCTACTATGCTGACGTTGCTGGCGACGCGGGGTGTTGATAACCCTCGGCCCGAGTGGTGGCGAGTGGGCACAATAAACCGCGTAAACAACTCCAAAGGCACCCGTTGTTGAAGGCCTTTTGGTTCGAACAAAATACCTATCCATCATAATCGTTTCGTTGGTAGGTTTCCGTTTATAACCCGCTTGGCGGTAGGATTGCGATGCTAACAAATCGACCCAAAACAGCACGGCAACGTCACCCATTGTACTCGTTGTAGTCCAGCGCAGTCTGGTAGATCGCCGCCCACACCGATGCAATCCGGTTCCTAATCATTTTCTAAGCCACTCGGCAACAGCCGTCCGTCCGCTACTATGATGCAACACAAACGGATCCTCGTGATCGCGCTGAGTCGGCTACGAAGCGGGAAAACATCGATGACGgagaatgaatgaaaatccACGGAGCTTATCGCCCCGAGAACTGATAAGGATGTACTAGCCATTGATTGCATTGCCAAACTGATGGTCAAATTTTTTCCACCTTGCTTCCGGAACTGCGATAGACTAGGCTGCTCTAGGCTCCCGCGGGTCGACAACCTTCGTTCAGGGACAATCTTTAGGTTGACATAGGTTAGGATCGCTGATAGAAAACCGGTTTCGTGTTTgtgtaaaaaattataaattgatGATTCTTCCGCCAGCGGTATCTTTTCGATGGCGCAGAATTTGGACATGATTGATCATCGAAGCCGCTGCTCTGTGCTGTGTCCGCTTTACCGTGGCTTCGTTTTACTGACGATtctgggttttgttttcctccaaAATGCAGGACTTAAAAAACGGTCAGTTGGCCCAGGCGTCGGGCACTGACCACAACAATCTGCACCTCCTGGGACTGACAAACGCCAACGCCAAGCCGCCTTGGTGACCAGTGGCCGCCTTCACGACGGCCGCCAACTTCAACCACCATAAAGGCTGTCTCGTAAGTACTCAAGGCTCACTTCGCGCCTTCGGCGAACGGAAACTCCAAAATGGCTCACTTTTCTTTGGTTTTGTGCGTTTTTAcagtttgtttgaagtttctgttaaattttgattgattgtgggCATCACCTCGATCAGCGCCTCTCGGACGACTCTAGTCGCGTATACAccaagaaaaacaatacaCGGGACAAAACCACATCACCACCCTCTGCACACAAGATGAAGTTCCTCGAGAATGACTCGGACAAAATCCAGATCGTCGACGGTACGGTGGACGTACCAAGGATCATCGATGCGATGGTCGACCAGATGCCGACCGAACATCCGTTCTACGTGATGGACATCGGCGACATTGTGCGCAAGCACCAGCAGTGGATCGAGAAGATGCCACGTGTCGTGCCGCACTATGCGGTCAAGTGCAACGATAGCGAAATCGTGTGTGCAACGCTGGCAGCTCTGGGGGCATCTTTCGACTGTGCGTCGAAGGGCGAGATTGCGAAaattctctcgctcggtgtcGCACCGGAGCGTGTCATCTTCGCGAACCCGATGAAACCGGCTTCGCACCTGAGGTACGCCCACGGGAACGGCGTTAAGACGATGACGTACGACAGCGACACAGAGCTGCGCAAGATTAAGCAGTTCTGTCCGGATGCAAAGTAAGAACCTGCGTTATCGACCTACGGTGTGAAAGGTTACGAGTTCTATCAGGAGTCGCGTTTCTTAtcttcatctctctctctctcgcacagaCTGGTGATCCGTATTCGGTGCGAAGCGGAAAAAGCGCAATGCCCGCTCGGCAAAAAGTTCGGTTGTGATCCGGTCGAAGAAGCGCCACGGCTCATCAAGATCGCCCGCAGCCTGGGGCTGGAGGTGATTGGCGTAAGCTTCCACGTCGGTTCGGGGTGCGCCGATTTTCCAATCTACTACAAGGCCATCTCGTACGCCCGAGATCTGTTCGACTATGCGGCGAAGCTCGGCTGCAACTTCAACTTGCTCGACATTGGCGGCGGTTTCCCGGGTGACACCGGTACCTCGATCGACGAAGTGTCCATGATTGTGAACTCGGCGCtcgaaaagtttttccccgACAAGGCGGCGGTCCGAGTGATCTCCGAACCCGGTCGCTACTACGTGTCGTCGGCGTTTACGTTGGTCACAAACGTACAGTCGAAGCGCGTTTGCCTGAATGCGCGCACTGGGGCGATTGACCGAATGATGTACTACCTCAATGATGGGGTGTACGCTTCGTTCAACTGCATTTTGTACGACCATCAGATACCGCACCCGAAGCTGATTGGCCGCCAGGGTGGCAAACTGTACAATAGTACCATCTGGGGACCGACGTGCGATGCGCTCGATCAGTTGATCGAGACGATCGCCTTGCCGGAGCTAGAGATCGACGATTGGGTCGTGTTTGAGAACATGGGCGCCTACACCATTCCCGTTGCTAGTCCCTTTAATGGGTTCGAACTGCCGAAAATCTATTGCTACATAAGCAAGGACACTTGGTAAGCAAAGAAGCGCGCCCGCCATTTCATGGGCTTTCataattgtttcgttttctttcgctcccaCAGGAAAATGCTGGAGACGCTATTCCCGCTACAGAACGAGTGTTCAGGAGGCAAAAACGTGACCGAGCGGTTGATGAACAACTTCGGAACCATGGTTTGTGCCTGAAGCCGAGCGATGCCTCTAGGAG
The nucleotide sequence above comes from Anopheles bellator chromosome 1, idAnoBellAS_SP24_06.2, whole genome shotgun sequence. Encoded proteins:
- the LOC131216727 gene encoding antizyme inhibitor 2-like, encoding MVDRSDFYPSSVEETVGQIIAQGPTECSVNVVDLDQIVHNYQRWVEGHAGGFAPYYAPSVNNQPMVLALLAKLGAGFSCASEEEMCTALSLGVRPDRIRLVHPVKTVESIVFAQRNGIRRIVCDSAAEIGKVYGLFPEAQIVLRVRMCREQKYGCGPRNVVTDILNHAKRMGVQMAGIYVAIPQANQLPVDALQRGLQEAKAVYEQAYAMGLRHIDELALFGVESVAPSVLRDATAALHFPPGFTFIVETERQFVGTAVSLVANVQSKRVVRDTEAPELIREIMYFINDGRYGSFEWWRPVTKEPTVYRGTHAATLPAQTWPSSVWGPTCDSADIVFERIQLPELDIGDFMVFSDVGAYGGTLASQFNGFPLPRTVVCAQHAATRALLGLQPQCS
- the LOC131216717 gene encoding ornithine decarboxylase 1-like, which translates into the protein MSASSSLSDLKLIGDSVSIGDVIREIVRTGPYEDPVHVLDLDDVVQKHRNWLRKMPRVTPFYAVKCNDDSRILQTLHALGTGFDCASKGELERVLSLGVRPESIIFAQPAKSLASLLYARSKQVQTMTFDGALELEKIHRHYPDARLVLRIRHDSAKVRVTLGKKFGCDPVKDAPELLRRARALRMSVVGISFHVGSDCSEAEVYHEAVKVASGLFEYARSIGYGLTLLDVGGGFPGDKPLDPYATAINAALHQYFPPETNVRIMAEPGRYYAASAVTLVTFVDSKRVETEAAADGTEASVMHYYLNDGVFGSFFCTAHEGQVSVPIVTHKTASAQHRSMVWGPTCDPMDLILSDVRLPELEIGDSVVFENVGAYGQVLACRFNGFSLPKVVAYLREGTWNILQELIRSSPTSKTQIADPDGKLLVSHQSYTPSVETTLSI
- the LOC131206434 gene encoding ornithine decarboxylase-like codes for the protein MKFLENDSDKIQIVDGTVDVPRIIDAMVDQMPTEHPFYVMDIGDIVRKHQQWIEKMPRVVPHYAVKCNDSEIVCATLAALGASFDCASKGEIAKILSLGVAPERVIFANPMKPASHLRYAHGNGVKTMTYDSDTELRKIKQFCPDAKLVIRIRCEAEKAQCPLGKKFGCDPVEEAPRLIKIARSLGLEVIGVSFHVGSGCADFPIYYKAISYARDLFDYAAKLGCNFNLLDIGGGFPGDTGTSIDEVSMIVNSALEKFFPDKAAVRVISEPGRYYVSSAFTLVTNVQSKRVCLNARTGAIDRMMYYLNDGVYASFNCILYDHQIPHPKLIGRQGGKLYNSTIWGPTCDALDQLIETIALPELEIDDWVVFENMGAYTIPVASPFNGFELPKIYCYISKDTWKMLETLFPLQNECSGGKNVTERLMNNFGTMVCA